The Fibrobacter sp. UWR2 genome contains a region encoding:
- the nspC gene encoding carboxynorspermidine decarboxylase yields MLDYTQVPSPCFVLDEKRLVKNMEILDDIQKKTGVHIICALKGYSFWRSFPLIGKYLRGATASSLNEAKLAREEMNKEVHVFAPVYSDDEIDEILSLADHISFNSFSQWERFREKTLKAGVSAGIRVNPEFSTVETDLYNPCGKYSRLGVTEKEFKPELLDGIEGLHFHALCEQDADALEGVLQAFEKHFGKYIDQMKWVNFGGGHHITRKDYHRDELVRILKDFMQRHPGVQVIMEPGEAVGWQTGELVATVEDIVHNEVDIAILNVSVSAHMPDCLEMPYRPMVTGSGMPGEKKFTYKLTGCSCLAGDQLGDFSFDDPLKVGDKVIFEDMIHYTMVKTTFFNGVRHPSIGKFDLEGKFHLLHKFTYEQFKDKL; encoded by the coding sequence ATGCTCGATTACACCCAAGTCCCCAGTCCCTGCTTCGTCCTGGACGAAAAAAGACTCGTCAAAAACATGGAAATTCTGGACGATATCCAGAAAAAGACCGGAGTGCACATCATTTGCGCCCTCAAGGGGTACAGTTTCTGGAGGTCCTTCCCCCTCATCGGGAAGTACCTGCGCGGAGCCACGGCATCGAGCCTGAACGAGGCGAAGCTCGCCCGCGAGGAGATGAACAAGGAAGTCCACGTATTCGCGCCTGTCTATTCCGACGACGAAATCGACGAAATCCTCTCGCTCGCCGACCACATCAGCTTCAACAGCTTTAGCCAGTGGGAGCGCTTCAGGGAGAAGACCCTCAAGGCCGGAGTAAGCGCGGGCATCCGCGTGAACCCTGAATTTTCGACCGTCGAGACGGACCTGTACAACCCGTGCGGCAAGTATTCCAGGCTCGGGGTCACCGAAAAGGAGTTCAAACCGGAACTCTTGGACGGGATTGAGGGACTGCACTTCCACGCCCTGTGCGAGCAGGACGCCGACGCCCTCGAAGGCGTGCTGCAGGCGTTCGAGAAGCACTTCGGCAAGTACATCGACCAGATGAAATGGGTGAACTTCGGCGGTGGTCACCACATTACACGCAAGGATTACCACCGCGACGAGCTCGTACGCATCCTCAAGGATTTCATGCAAAGGCACCCGGGCGTGCAAGTCATCATGGAACCCGGCGAAGCCGTCGGCTGGCAAACGGGCGAACTCGTGGCCACGGTCGAAGATATCGTCCACAACGAAGTGGACATCGCCATCCTGAACGTCTCGGTCAGTGCGCACATGCCCGACTGCCTGGAAATGCCCTACAGGCCCATGGTCACGGGCTCCGGCATGCCCGGCGAAAAGAAATTTACATACAAATTAACAGGTTGTTCCTGCCTTGCCGGCGACCAGCTCGGGGACTTCTCTTTCGACGATCCACTCAAGGTCGGCGACAAGGTTATCTTCGAGGACATGATCCACTACACCATGGTAAAGACCACGTTCTTCAACGGGGTAAGGCACCCGAGCATCGGCAAGTTCGATTTGGAAGGCAAGTTCCACCTGCTGCACAAGTTCACGTACGAGCAGTTCAAGGACAAGCTGTGA
- a CDS encoding iron ABC transporter permease — MKRIALCFGMISVGVLVFFAWTLVSGPVDVSLRDLALAVLDPDNAEPFHSRILWELRFPRAMAAVLAGVALSVSGLCLQTVFRNPLCGPYVLGISSGASLGVAVALLAGFGFGALGVLGAASIGAILVTQVVLVLASRFRNSSVLLVAGLLVGYFVNALVNVLVSGADAESLQVYVSWGLGSFGRLTLGAVPGFAIAVLVGLVLVVSSMRYLNAIHMGDDFARGLGVRVGRSRICVLLGSSILAGAATAYCGPVAFIGIAVPHLAFMLFRTTNHRVLLPAASLCGALLALVAGLFPVSVPLNAVLSIIGVPVILYVLLHGNRNGRAL; from the coding sequence ATGAAACGCATCGCACTCTGCTTCGGAATGATTTCCGTTGGTGTCTTGGTGTTTTTTGCGTGGACTTTGGTATCCGGTCCGGTGGATGTTTCCCTGCGCGATTTGGCGCTTGCGGTTCTTGATCCGGACAATGCTGAACCTTTCCATTCCAGAATTTTGTGGGAACTGCGGTTCCCTCGTGCCATGGCAGCCGTGCTTGCCGGTGTGGCGCTTTCGGTCTCGGGTCTCTGCCTGCAGACCGTTTTCCGCAATCCCCTCTGCGGGCCATATGTCCTGGGCATCAGCAGCGGAGCGAGTCTCGGCGTGGCGGTAGCGCTTCTTGCCGGGTTCGGTTTCGGAGCGCTCGGGGTTCTGGGGGCGGCCTCTATCGGTGCGATCCTTGTAACCCAGGTGGTCCTGGTCCTTGCGTCCAGGTTCAGGAATAGTTCCGTCCTCCTTGTGGCTGGGCTTCTCGTGGGCTATTTTGTGAATGCGCTCGTGAACGTGCTTGTGTCGGGGGCCGATGCCGAGAGCCTGCAGGTGTATGTTTCCTGGGGGCTCGGGAGTTTTGGGCGGCTCACGCTTGGGGCTGTTCCCGGCTTTGCCATTGCAGTCCTTGTCGGGCTTGTGCTGGTGGTGAGTTCGATGCGCTACCTGAACGCCATTCACATGGGCGATGACTTTGCGCGCGGGCTCGGCGTGCGTGTTGGGCGTTCGCGCATCTGCGTGCTGCTCGGCTCGAGCATCCTTGCCGGTGCTGCGACTGCCTACTGTGGCCCGGTGGCGTTTATAGGTATTGCCGTCCCGCACTTGGCCTTTATGCTTTTCCGCACAACGAACCACCGTGTGCTATTGCCTGCGGCATCGCTGTGTGGCGCTCTCCTTGCGCTTGTCGCTGGGCTTTTCCCGGTGTCGGTGCCACTCAATGCGGTGTTGAGCATTATAGGCGTTCCTGTTATTTTGTATGTACTCCTGCACGGCAACCGGAACGGGAGGGCTCTATGA
- a CDS encoding ABC transporter ATP-binding protein, which translates to MMNVLDVRGLQFGYAGIDNAFASAFDFGLEAGEVVALMGENGCGKSTLLKVLAGLLPPLAGNVEICGKDVYDRKGGWSLMELSKKVALVRMGVQPPDRMTVLEFVGLGRTPYSGILDGRSREDERVIVESMRLLDVEKFASRPVAELSDGERTRVYLAEAVAQQVDVMLLDEPNAFLDIPRSHALFRTLKELAVSRKMGVVVSTHSIEYAETYGDRIMVVNGGRVRVSPAGSARAEGLLDWAFAPAT; encoded by the coding sequence ATGATGAACGTGCTTGACGTGCGTGGGTTACAGTTCGGGTATGCAGGCATAGACAATGCGTTTGCGTCGGCGTTTGATTTCGGTTTGGAAGCGGGCGAGGTCGTTGCCCTGATGGGCGAGAACGGTTGCGGCAAGAGCACGCTCCTGAAAGTCCTCGCTGGCCTGTTGCCCCCGCTTGCAGGCAATGTCGAAATTTGCGGCAAGGATGTCTACGACCGCAAAGGTGGCTGGAGCCTGATGGAACTTTCGAAGAAGGTCGCGCTCGTGCGCATGGGCGTGCAACCGCCTGACCGCATGACAGTGCTAGAGTTTGTTGGCCTTGGCCGCACGCCTTATTCGGGAATTCTCGATGGCCGGAGTAGGGAAGACGAGCGCGTGATTGTTGAATCGATGCGCCTGCTCGACGTTGAAAAGTTTGCAAGTCGCCCGGTCGCGGAACTGAGCGACGGCGAACGCACCCGAGTGTACCTGGCCGAGGCCGTGGCCCAGCAGGTAGACGTGATGCTCCTGGACGAGCCGAATGCGTTCCTGGATATCCCGCGTAGCCATGCGCTGTTCCGCACGCTCAAGGAACTTGCGGTTTCGCGCAAGATGGGCGTCGTGGTGTCGACACATTCCATAGAGTATGCGGAAACCTATGGCGACCGCATTATGGTCGTGAACGGCGGGCGTGTGCGTGTGTCGCCTGCCGGCAGTGCGCGCGCCGAAGGCCTTTTGGATTGGGCGTTCGCGCCTGCTACTTGA
- a CDS encoding sigma-54-dependent Fis family transcriptional regulator has product MSSIDFFTKETDTSSFILDVLSSVDYSVETHSDATPNTPIASIVIWDLDSFQDESIAALARVRSLAPDSMILAYAENPEKYSGIPGNLYDILLSVEALRLHLMSKIAKLKEIQSARRIFTERMSHLVGKSESMKKLRKTVERAILHTGPVLIQGESGVGKDLVARAIACMYDKFVVVNCSAIPDTLFESELFGHTRGAFTGAQNERIGLFEDANGGAIFLDEIGDMPLHAQVKLLRVIQNQEIRPIGANKTRHIDVRIIAATNRDLREEIAEKRFREDLFYRLNVIPVSLSPLRERKEDVEDLANYFIRQYAPAGEPYTLSSDALAKLEAHDWPGNIRELENVIQRTLCFTDPGTITADDLQIEEMASHPQYQGKGTANSEIKSYLQFQEKQLDEEREFLKAKIRECDGSISLAAERMGLLRTTLYNRLSRLGINVKNLK; this is encoded by the coding sequence ATGTCCTCTATCGACTTCTTCACAAAGGAAACAGACACGTCCTCGTTCATCCTGGACGTTCTTTCCTCTGTGGACTATTCGGTAGAAACACATAGCGACGCCACACCCAATACTCCAATCGCATCTATAGTTATCTGGGACCTGGATTCCTTCCAGGACGAAAGTATCGCCGCGCTCGCGCGCGTGCGTTCTCTCGCCCCTGACTCAATGATCCTCGCCTACGCAGAAAATCCGGAAAAATATTCCGGCATTCCCGGCAACCTCTACGACATTTTGCTCTCGGTCGAGGCGCTTCGCCTGCACCTGATGAGCAAGATTGCAAAGCTCAAGGAAATCCAGAGCGCACGCCGCATATTCACCGAACGCATGAGCCACCTCGTAGGCAAAAGCGAATCGATGAAGAAGCTCCGCAAAACGGTAGAACGCGCCATCCTGCACACAGGCCCCGTACTCATCCAGGGAGAATCGGGCGTCGGCAAGGATCTCGTGGCCCGCGCCATCGCCTGCATGTACGACAAGTTCGTCGTCGTGAACTGCAGCGCCATTCCCGACACGCTTTTCGAAAGCGAACTCTTCGGGCATACGCGCGGCGCGTTTACCGGAGCGCAGAACGAACGCATCGGGCTCTTTGAAGACGCAAACGGCGGTGCCATATTCCTGGACGAAATCGGCGACATGCCCCTGCACGCCCAGGTCAAATTGCTGCGCGTTATCCAGAACCAGGAAATCCGCCCCATCGGCGCCAACAAGACTCGCCATATCGACGTGCGCATTATTGCGGCAACAAACCGCGACCTGCGCGAAGAAATCGCCGAAAAACGCTTCCGCGAAGACCTCTTCTACCGGCTGAACGTTATCCCGGTATCGCTATCACCCCTGCGCGAACGCAAGGAAGACGTCGAAGATTTGGCCAACTACTTTATCCGCCAGTACGCACCCGCAGGTGAACCGTACACACTCTCGTCCGACGCCCTCGCAAAGCTCGAGGCGCACGACTGGCCCGGCAACATCCGCGAACTCGAAAACGTCATCCAGCGCACACTTTGCTTCACCGACCCCGGCACCATTACGGCAGATGACCTGCAAATCGAGGAAATGGCCTCGCACCCGCAATACCAGGGCAAAGGCACGGCAAATTCCGAAATCAAAAGTTACTTACAATTCCAGGAAAAACAACTGGATGAAGAACGCGAGTTCCTCAAGGCGAAAATCCGCGAATGCGACGGCTCCATAAGCCTCGCCGCCGAACGCATGGGCCTACTGCGTACCACGCTGTACAACAGGCTCTCCCGCCTCGGCATCAATGTAAAGAATCTCAAGTAG
- the proC gene encoding pyrroline-5-carboxylate reductase, with the protein MKQKIFFAGTGNMGGAILRGLLNAKTDPKSIFFFDPSDKAAEAVNALGCVRVKNFAEGVKKADVTFLCVKPQIFKLVAAEWKNAVKAIKGTKTFVSIMAGVARKSLTDVLGAKNQVLRVMPNLPLTVGKGTVALATDGVSEDTLKIAEEIFGNIGVTCRVAESLMDAVTGLSGSAPAYVFEFIEGLTRGGVKAGLTRDVALKLALGTIEGSVELVKQSGKSPSDLCAMVCSPAGTTIAGVNALEEGAFRSSLIKAVVAGTERSKELGK; encoded by the coding sequence ATGAAACAGAAAATTTTCTTTGCAGGCACAGGCAACATGGGCGGGGCAATCCTCCGCGGGCTCCTGAACGCCAAAACCGACCCGAAATCCATTTTCTTCTTTGACCCGAGCGACAAGGCTGCCGAAGCAGTAAACGCCCTCGGTTGCGTGCGCGTCAAGAACTTCGCCGAAGGCGTCAAGAAGGCCGACGTGACCTTCCTCTGCGTGAAGCCGCAGATCTTCAAGCTGGTCGCTGCCGAATGGAAGAACGCCGTCAAGGCCATCAAGGGTACCAAGACGTTCGTGAGCATCATGGCCGGCGTTGCCCGCAAGAGCCTTACCGACGTGCTCGGCGCCAAGAACCAGGTGCTCCGCGTGATGCCGAACCTACCGCTCACCGTCGGCAAGGGCACCGTGGCACTCGCCACAGACGGCGTCTCCGAAGACACGCTCAAGATTGCCGAAGAAATCTTCGGGAACATCGGAGTCACCTGCCGCGTCGCCGAATCGCTGATGGACGCCGTCACCGGACTTTCCGGTAGTGCCCCCGCCTACGTTTTCGAATTCATCGAAGGCCTCACCCGCGGTGGCGTGAAAGCCGGCCTCACCCGCGACGTGGCCCTCAAGCTCGCCCTCGGTACCATCGAAGGCAGCGTCGAGCTCGTGAAGCAGTCGGGCAAGAGCCCGAGCGACCTCTGCGCGATGGTATGCTCGCCCGCCGGCACGACGATTGCAGGCGTGAACGCCCTCGAAGAAGGCGCATTCCGCTCGAGCCTCATCAAGGCCGTAGTCGCAGGCACCGAGCGCAGCAAGGAACTCGGGAAATAA